The following coding sequences are from one Actinomycetota bacterium window:
- the cobT gene encoding nicotinate-nucleotide--dimethylbenzimidazole phosphoribosyltransferase, whose amino-acid sequence MYRLKRILKTIGDVDKEAMHLARERQNQLTKPRGSLGALEEISIKIAGIMGNPLPKIADKVIVVMAGDHGVVEERVSAFPQEVTVQMVYNFIEGGAGINVLARHVGARVVVVDIGVASSINNPRVISQKVRAGTANIARGPAMLKGEAIASIEAGIRIVQDEVEKGVSIIGTGDMGIGNTTPSSAILAAFTGLPVEKVVGRGTGIDDHRLSLKIRVIEEALEVNQPDPDDPLDVLTKVGGLEIGGLAGCILGAAALKIPVVIDGFISGAAALIASRIAPKSVGYMVASHVSAEQGHKIMLDVLGLKPMLYMDMRLGEGTGAALGMSIVEAACKILSEMATFGEAGVSESIDD is encoded by the coding sequence ATGTACAGATTAAAGCGAATATTGAAGACAATCGGTGATGTGGACAAGGAGGCAATGCATCTGGCGAGGGAAAGGCAAAACCAATTAACCAAACCAAGGGGTAGTTTAGGAGCTTTAGAAGAGATATCAATTAAAATTGCAGGTATAATGGGCAATCCATTACCGAAAATTGCCGATAAGGTCATCGTGGTTATGGCCGGAGACCATGGGGTGGTGGAAGAGAGAGTGAGTGCTTTCCCTCAGGAGGTAACGGTCCAAATGGTCTACAATTTCATTGAAGGAGGAGCCGGCATCAATGTCCTAGCTAGACATGTCGGTGCCAGGGTAGTCGTCGTGGACATCGGGGTAGCAAGTAGCATCAATAACCCTCGGGTCATCTCGCAAAAGGTAAGAGCCGGTACTGCGAATATTGCCCGAGGACCCGCGATGTTGAAGGGTGAGGCAATCGCCTCAATCGAAGCGGGAATAAGGATCGTCCAGGATGAAGTGGAAAAAGGTGTCAGCATCATCGGTACCGGGGATATGGGAATTGGCAACACCACCCCCAGCAGCGCTATATTGGCGGCTTTCACCGGTCTCCCCGTGGAAAAGGTCGTTGGCAGGGGTACCGGTATTGATGACCATCGATTGAGTTTGAAGATCAGGGTCATTGAGGAGGCATTGGAGGTAAATCAACCCGACCCCGATGATCCTTTGGATGTCTTGACCAAAGTAGGGGGCTTAGAGATTGGAGGACTCGCTGGTTGTATCCTCGGTGCAGCTGCTCTTAAGATACCCGTGGTAATCGATGGGTTTATCTCCGGAGCCGCGGCTTTGATAGCCAGCAGAATTGCTCCAAAATCCGTGGGATATATGGTCGCCTCCCATGTATCGGCGGAACAGGGGCACAAGATAATGCTCGATGTATTGGGCTTAAAACCCATGCTCTATATGGATATGCGTTTGGGTGAGGGAACGGGAGCTGCCCTTGGAATGAGCATTGTCGAGGCCGCCTGTAAGATTTTGTCCGAGATGGCCACCTTCGGTGAAGCTGGGGTATCGGAATCAATCGATGATTAA
- the cobS gene encoding adenosylcobinamide-GDP ribazoletransferase, with protein sequence MINSFLHALKFLTIFPIPEPKRQDLKSLGRSTTFFPLVGLLLGLILVAFNFLLSYFLPHRVVNFLLVISLIILTRGIHLDGLADSADGFLVGGQKDEILKIMRDTRIGTFGITALFLILLLKFLLLDSLPNEIKNFALITMPSLGRWSTVYAAFLYPAARGDGLGKIFIDNTKSFELFVASSISLLIGILCFKCGSIHVFAGLLLFTTAIAHFMSKRISGMTGDTLGAITELSEVWILLTILVSFSH encoded by the coding sequence ATGATTAATTCATTCCTTCACGCTTTGAAGTTTTTAACCATATTTCCCATTCCCGAGCCTAAAAGGCAGGATCTTAAAAGCCTGGGAAGATCCACAACATTTTTCCCATTGGTTGGATTGCTTTTGGGTTTAATTTTGGTCGCATTTAATTTTCTCCTTTCCTACTTTCTGCCGCACCGAGTGGTAAATTTTCTCTTAGTAATCTCGTTAATCATCCTCACTCGGGGGATTCATCTCGATGGATTGGCAGATAGCGCAGATGGTTTTTTGGTGGGGGGCCAAAAAGACGAGATACTGAAAATCATGAGGGATACTCGAATAGGTACCTTTGGGATAACCGCCTTGTTTCTCATTTTGTTGCTTAAATTCCTTTTGTTGGACTCACTTCCCAATGAGATCAAAAACTTTGCTTTGATTACGATGCCCTCGCTGGGGCGATGGTCCACGGTTTATGCCGCTTTTCTATACCCCGCAGCTCGAGGGGATGGTCTGGGGAAGATATTCATCGATAATACCAAATCATTTGAGCTTTTTGTTGCCTCATCAATCTCGTTATTGATTGGTATACTCTGCTTCAAATGTGGATCGATCCATGTTTTTGCCGGTCTGTTGCTGTTTACAACGGCCATCGCTCACTTTATGTCGAAAAGGATTTCGGGCATGACGGGAGATACGCTTGGGGCTATAACGGAACTTTCCGAGGTTTGGATATTGCTAACAATTTTGGTATCATTTAGCCACTAG